Genomic segment of Oncorhynchus nerka isolate Pitt River linkage group LG10, Oner_Uvic_2.0, whole genome shotgun sequence:
GCTCTTGTCGCTCAGGTCAAAGGGAATCCCAAGGCCCCAGAGCAGTGACAGGGACACTGCATTGTCTTAAGTTAGATATGGCTCCTGGAGACACTTGTCATATTAGAATAACACCATCTGACGGAAGACAATGTGTTAAAGAGTTCTAATTCATTTTCTGCACTTCAATTTTCATACCTCAATTTATagacccctcaaactcaactctggacctcgaagtcAGTGCCCCCCCAGGCAATTTAATTTGCATGccccgtcaccaagaagttaagaagcagtgcggcttggttgagtTTCGGCGGACGCatgactctcgaccttcgtctttcccgagcccgtacgggagttgtagtgatgagacaagacagtaactactaacaatttgATACTAcgaaaaaagggggtaaaaatcaTTTAAATTAGGAGAAAGAAAAGCAGCAGGCTCCGgccctcgtagggtaagagttgaatacccctgctatagactAAACACCGAGTGTAGAAAAcagaggaacaccttcctaatattgagttgcaccccgttttgccctcagaacagccacaaCTTGTCGGGGCACGGGGGGGGACTGTCTGTTTTTACCACGCCGCCCttttatttgattgattgaaataAGGTCACtggttagtaaggaactcccctcagctGGTTGTCTATGTTTTAATtcaaaggaaaaaacaaaaactagCAGatactaggccctccatggaatgtgTTTGACACCCCTATTTTAGGtcaaggagagagcaggtgttcctaatgatttgTACACTGTGTAGATTAGATGTTTCACATTTTAGTTTTAACTCTaaactagcacacctgattcaattagTCAACTAAATCATCAAGACTTTGCGTAATTGCATCAGGTGTGCCTGTTTATGGTTAAAACCAAAATGTTAAACGTCTCTGGGGGGGCCCAAAGAGAGTATTGGGAAACCCTGGATTAGACAATATATTCAATGatatagagcagtggttcccaaactttttatagtcccgtaccccttcaaacattcaacctcctgctgcgtaccccctctagcaccagggtcagcgcactctcaaacatatttttttgccatcattgtaagcctgccacacacacactatacaatatatttattaaacataagaatgagtgagagtttgtcacaacccggctcgtgggaagtgacagagctcttataggaccagggcacaaataatataataaacaATAATTCTGCTCTTTTATTTatccatcttacatataaaactttatttgttcATTTAAACAACTGCTGTTTGGTTTGTCTTTTGTGCTTTGTGGACTGCCGGTGACTAATTCATAGTGGTTATGTGTCACAGGTAACACATGGGTCATAGGGGTTGGGGATGGCTTTGCAACGTGGTCATCACAGGAATGCAAAAAGGAATGAGGTTGCATGAGTTTTTTtggtttttttttcttcatttattTTGGTTCACCAGCTAGTAATCTGTTATTTGTCATTGTTATTTTGTTGTCCTCGTGGGTACCGTAAATCCCTAAAAGTCCCGGAAAGGATAGTAAAAACAAGGGACATTTTCCCTCTTGGGGACATTTCCCACATCCCCACGAGAACAAAGGCTATTTTAAACTTAGGTTTACAGTTAGTGTTATGGGGTTAGGGAAAAATATGATTTTTGAATGTAAATCAATTTTAGGTCCCCACTAGGACAGTAAAACATATGCTGTTTTTGTGTCTTTCTTTTGAAGTTACCATTCTGCTGCATCCTGTGTAAACCGTTTTTGTTTACAGTTACTCTCTACAGAATCCAGCCTAGGCTATCATTAACAGAACAATAAAACTATTATTGGAAAGAGGAAGCACACACAGCAATATGAATTTGTTCGGGTTTCTAAACCGTTTTTTGTTCCTTTTTACCAAATTATGAAACTTTCTGAAATCACAAACCTTGCTGACGTTCAGCGTTGTAAAAGTCCCGGTGAAACCCAACATTTGTGGCAGCAAGGTTGCTGTGAACAACACTGAGGAAAATAGAAGTGAAGTATGTGCTACTATGACCCTCTGATTCATTCCTCCTAGTTATATCTTCCTCTGCATTTGGTTCAATGATCTGAATTGTATTCCCCCTAGCGTCTCCTATGGCGTAGTCAGCTATGATCTATGGATGCTGTATTAACTGTTATTTTTAGATTGAATGTTATTTTAACATTGATCAGAAGCACATATATTTGTTTAGCTCAAAGAGTCAGTCACCCCTCTGTATACACTTGCCATGTTTCTATATCATGAAAATCCTTGTTAGTGttaaatgtatgtatgtacattACCCCGATAAGTGATGCATATAACTTCATTTCTACTGAGTAGATCTATAACAACAACAATATCTTCAGAGATCTGATCTGTTTATTTCTTTGAATCAATATTTGTTATCTCTGTGAGATAAATCAATAAAAAGCTGTAGTGAAATGCACTGTATTCTTGACTATAACAGCTTTATAACTTAACTGAAGTATATTTGAGATGATGGCCTTGAATGAACTCTGAAATCTCACGCATGACGCATAGAAAAAAAAATACTGACATTATGAATTGACCCAATGAACTCATGGATGATGGCAATAAATAGGATCTGTGCAATAAAAGTTATTACCGTTTCTCAGTAAAAGACCAGAGTGATAGCTACGTGAGGATCCCAAGGTATCTGTTGAGGGACGACCTCCTACAGGGGGTGGCTGCTTTCTGAGCTCACTGTGTTGCTATAAAGCCATCTTCCCTTTTCACCCAGCACTCTTGATTATCACTCTTCTGCATCTCACAATGGAGGAAATCTATGTCAGGCATGTGGAGTTGCTGGGCTTTGAGAAACGCTTCTTCCCCAGCCAGCACTATGTGAGTTTGAGACTACCATTGTTGACCAAAATACACAGTGGTTCATTGGAGGTTCATGCAGTACTTGTGGTTGTTTCACAGACACAAATTAAGCCTGGTTATAGACTAAAAAAGAATGCTCAATGGAGATTCTCAAAAGAGAATGCTTAAAAATATTTTTCTTAACATTAAATTGCTTTGATGACATTTTTCATTCAGCAAAAGTCATTTCTGATGAGCATTTGATTGGAGTTCTTCACTTATGTTTTTGACTACTTTATCTGAAGGTCTACATGCTGATGGTGAAATGGAATGACCTGTCTGAGAAGTTGATCTATAGAGGGTATCCGGAGATCTACACTTTTCACGTGAGTAGCTGCCTCACACAATTGAATAATCTGAAGGCAAAAAGTAGGAAAGTTGGACAGCTGTGTAAATGCTTTTGAATGCCTGCCTTCCTACTACCCCCACTGATCTGCAGTCAGTTGATAATGTGTCTGGGTTATAGAAATCCCTGAAGGAGATGTTCCCCATTGAGGCgggtgacatcaataagaaaGACCGGATCATCCCTGCACTACCAGGTGAGGACATGTATCTGCTCTGCGGCTTACTCCTCCACCATGATAGCTGATGTGTGGTTAGCGTTCTGGCACTGGTTGCCTGCAGGTTATTAAGTTGTGTGAGGCAGCTACACACGTGAAAGGTGTAGATCTCCGGATACCCTCTATAGATCAACTTCTCAGACAGGTCATTCCATTTCACCATCAGCATGTGGATGAGGTGAGTTTCCACCTTACTATGTCAAGCACTTTGAGCACCTAGGTGGAAAATCATGGTTAAAGAAAGTATTGATGTCTCGGCAATTTACTATAGAAGTGATGTTGTAATCCTAGTGTCCTTCGAGTGATTCCTCACGAAACCCAGACAAAAAAAATCATGATTTTCACAATGTAATCCATAGAATAGGGATGTGGAGAAAGGATTGTTGACatgtatttgacatttgtatctaAAAACATATGATAAATAAATTATCAACGTTGGCATATTTATGACATTATTGGCCTTACCCAGGCCTCATTTAAGATTCCCTAGTGTTTCATAAATAGGTGCTACAAGGCAAACATTGGTGTCATATGAAGTTTTACTGCTTGCTCTGTAATATAATTAGTATTTAAATTTCAATAAAAAATATTAACAATTTTGGGGGGAATGATTTTTCAATATATTGTTGAAAATTATACTATGCCAATATCTCCGGGAAAAAATGGGCCATAACTTTAAAACTAGCAGAGATCCCACTCTGGAACTTTGATATGCCTGTATGTTATGTTCGACAATATATTGACAGATTCGCCAAATAAAAAATTGTATATTTTCAATattcatgttttatattttaatattcatacatttatttaaaaatacAAAAACTTACTGTAATCAAAATGCTACTCATGTTACAGAGCAAGCGTGGTAAAGCTTCTTAAGACACCTTTTTTTGTTTTGTagcattatggagtcttaaaggaggcctgggTAAGGCCAAAATGTCATAAATATGATTAAAGTTGATTAATTATTTCTGTGTTATGCTTTTAGAATCTAATgtcaaatatatgtcaacaatcctCCCTCCAAAAGGACTGTTCTATGGGTTACATTTTGTGAAGATCCCCAAAATCATGGTCCTTTTTTATTTGGGTTTTATGAGAAATCACTTCTTTGCCTTTTTGCTTCATTTGAAAACATTAAAAAGTATACAGGTAAGTGATGAATGCACTTGGGTGAACAGACAAAAAATaggtagtgtgtttgtgttttttctCAGTCAATGCTTTGTGTAAGGAAACACCTGCTGCTGCAATCCAGATGTGACAAATGTACTTCTCGTTTTTTAAACAATTCTAATCAGTAAACCATAACTAATTCTAAATGAATTCATGGTTCTGGGTGGATCTGATAGTGCGAGTCGGCTTGGTTGGTTTTGGTCAATACCTCCCTGCTGCAAATGTCACTCGCTCATAGTACGGCCCCTCCCCCGCCTGCTAGAGCGGcacctctctctatgctctcacGCTTTATCAGCTCCAGTTAATAAAAGAGCTTAAATGAATTTTCTGCTGCTTCCCACATTCGGATCAGACTGGGTCTAGATCTGACCAGGTCTATACGGAACGGGTCTCGTTGTCCTTTCGTCCATTTGGAACGGATCTgtatttacatgttttatttatgCATGTAGGATCTGGGTGGGAAAGCCACAGGTCCATTTTGGAACAGGTCCAACTTTTTGGACCGTGAAGACCTCTACTTTACACTTAAAAACTGATGGGTAGTGATTCTGTATGTTTAACACAGGCATATTACATATTTTACACTTTGGATTTTATCAAACATTTTCATTTCTCCCTAAAGGCAGCATGTTTTTAATCCGAAGGCTGTGACCACTTGTGATCCAAACCATATTATTTAGCACGAAAACAAAACTAACTAACACAAGGACTTTCCCTCAACAGGGCTCAAGTGGTTATTAAGGTTGTGTTGATGCAACATGGGAAAGCAGAAGTTGCAGACAAACCTGATAAATTGCAGACAAACCGCATGAGATTTGTTTGGAACTTCTGCTTCCCCATGTTGCATCAACTCAACGTTAAACTTGAGCCCTGTAGATGGAAAGTCCTTATGTTAGTTTTGTTTTCGTGCTAAATAATGTTTTTCACAGATAAACATGTAACATCTACATCCACCACTGTAGTATTCAGTTTTGAATATTCCATTAGAAGGAATTGAGGATCTCTGTTTTCTCCCTTTCCTTTGGTCACTCATTCCCTTTGGTCCCACCTTTCCTCAGCGCCAAAGTGGTTGGACAACCAAAAGAgcacagagaccaggcagagcaCTCTGGCTGAATATTGCAGTTCTGTCATCAACCTGCCCCCCAAGATCTCCCGCAGCCAGCTGGTACGCAGCCTCTTCAAGGTCCGACCGGAGGACGAGAACCCACCCGCTCAACACCCGTCAGTACAACTACAAGCAGTCTCACTACACTGTAGCTACATTCTGATTCTCTACCCTTCTTCATACATTTTAATACTttttttgtactggtcccccgtgggaatcaaacccacaaacctGGCactgcaagcgccatgctctaccaactgagctacacgagAAATATGTACTCGTACACTCGCCATTATGGATTTAAAAATAATTGACTGGTATGAGGAATATGGTGGCAACTCCCTCCAGCCATGTATGCACCAATCCATTGCTTTGAAATGCATGTGGAGGAGtgaaccagaggaggctggtggacaGAGCTATATGAGGATGGGCTAATTgtaatagctggaatggaataaatggaatagCATCAAACACATTTACATCGAGCcggtcctcctatagctcctcccaccagctttCCATTGAATTAAACATTGTACACCGTTCTGTCATACTGAACACACCCCTGGAGAAGGGTAAGGAGTTGGAACGCAGCCTGTTTCATTCCAGGAAGAtgttcccttccctcttctctcgtTCACCCCCTTCCCAGATCTGATAGGACTGGATGGGTGAAAAGCAATATGGCGGAAACTCAGTGGAGTTATTGCTTACGCCTACCCTGTTGTATCAGATCCATGAATGGAAATGAACTAGGGAAGTGGACAGCTTCCTGGAATGAAATTCAGCCTGTATTACTTTTTCCTTCTGGATTGATAAGTGAGTTCTCAATGTTTCCTATGTAGTTTAAAAAGAAATGAGACCTTTGTGGTGTCCAATGACAAGACGAGAGACAACACTTCTGGTAAGAGCCTGTCTCTTGTCTTTACCCTTTTTATTAACCCACTAATAGACATACTTTTCTAGCCAAACTTGAGGGAATATGGGCTCTCGTGTGCTATAGTCCTGCTATAAAGAGATCTACCGTAAAGATTTAAGAGTGTAATTTTTGTCGTCTGTTCAGAGATCTCTGGCCCCATCATATTGGAAAGCTACAGGGTGATTGCTGACTACAGCCACACCTCCAAGTATGAGATCACCCTGCATATTGGAGACTTGGTGGAGATTGTGGAGAAAAGCCCAAATGGTGAGTGTCGACCCAAAGAATGGGCCCAGTCAAGAGCAAAGCCATCTGAAAATGTAGTTGTTGTAATATCAGGGTGTTGTAGTCAGTGTACACTAGATGATAGCACCAAGCATGAACCATGAACATTTTGCATGAAATGATAGGCACAAAAGTGTGCATGTGACAATGTGCACTGAATGCAACATACATGGTGATCCCTAAGGTGATCAACCTATTGCTGCTCCTGGGTGATGTTCAATAGGCACaaaacaacagactgaaacagggagagagTATCTGGACCTACCCCCAAAAACGTTTAACATTGCATTCCCTACTGAACATGACCTTAGTGTTCACTTGACCCCTCTACCATGGCAGGTTGGTGGTTCTGCCAGTGTGATACCAAGCGGGGCTGGGTGCCCGCCTCTTACCTAGAGCCCCTGGATGGACCAGAGGAGTCGGAAGAAGCCGATCCCAACTACGCAGGCAAGTCTCCCCACTTGCCAGGGCTCCAGCTAAAATAAGAGCCAGGGAGGATAATGGTGTCACTAGTGATGGGGGGGATCGAtagttacatatcgggatattatttttgatgATACATCATATAGTTTTGACAATATCGCAATATTGTTtttgcgctagttggctgtacctgcacccaAACTCGTTTTTCTTTCATAGCCTGTTTTCCATTTCTTTTTTATATAGGGGgacacttttatttccatgattgAGCCAAACTTATTTTCTCATGGCGCTCTCTtgttcctctgcagcagacatatggtgacaATATGTTTGGAATATCGAATCGCAATGAAATCACAATattgaatcacaatacatatagaattgtgaGAATCTTAATACATATTGTATCTGCACCTAAGTATCGTGGTAATAGCTTAtcatgaggtccctggcaattacCAGCCTTACTATCTACtgtgagcggaccaagtaatttggcgtcactctaaagcgggaaggtggaataaacgagtcaggagtaggttttcttgattgaacacagttctctattgagggcatttggtcaacacaaacagtccaacataatcaatgaaaatcttccaaggaaaaacatacATCTTCTTCTCCGGATGATACCGGAACACAATAGgcttatctttaaactacaacaaaaagtcacgggattgtcaccgtcttagtggttcttcctggatagctcctctctctcggtggccatcttccagagatagttttccccccctttctgctggttccattctctctcttataggggaaggagagtatgtcattagtaccgtcagctgtgcttaattgcctctggttaccttgtctcccatgccttgttgagatactatccatgagcccagcctgccctctggtggtccttccacactacattttagtcatttacatTTTTATCTAATATCTGTTGATCCGTGATACTGTTTTCAGTGAGGTCTCATGAGATTTGTTAAGTTTTGTGTTCGCAGTGTACATAGTATAATATCAACTTTATACGGAACAAACTTTAAGAAGTTAGGGAAGTCTTTCCTCTAGGTGGTAGACAAGCGTTGACTTCGAGCTCATAATTCCAATGTGTGTTTGTCCCCACAGGAGAACTCTACATAACCACCAAAGCCTACAAGGCAGCACAAGATGATGAGCTGACTCTTGAGATGGGGGAAACTATTGAGGTCATTCACAAGCTCCTGGATGGATGGTGGGTGGTCAGGTATGTAGGCTGATTCTGTACTCTTCTACTCTTCCCTCTATCTATTCGTCTCTATGAAAGTCAGTCCACAGTCAGGCAGCTGTTTGGATCAGTAGTAACTTACATATTTTCTACTGTTGTATCATGtagccacaaacacacagtgtttCTAAGTGCTTGTTGGGTGCATATTGTCTTggataggaaaggagaggagacgggacaCTTCCCCTCAATGTTTCTCTACAGAACTGGAGAGAAGAAGGACATGGTGTCAGAAGAGCTTGTGATGAGAAGACAGACACCCCCACCCAGACGGTAGGACTACGAACTTCAGGAAATTACTTCCTCTATGGATAAAGAAAGTTATGAGAGCATAAAAACTCTTTCCTCTATTGATGCTTCTCTTTTTAACGTTTTCTTTTAACTTCTCATTTCCTCTTTACACATTTCCTTTTGGCTTTCAGTTCAACAATCCGCAATGCACAAAGTATTCACAGCAAAGGGCGCCAGCGCATCAGCCAGGACACGTACCGCAGGAACAGTCGCCGCTTCCTGCAGCAGAAGGGTGGCCGGCCCAATCAGCCCAGGAAGACGTCCAAGGCCTCCACACAGTCCCCGCTGCAGGACTGGAATAACAGAGGTAtacctagggttgcaaagggagggtatattactgaaAACCTTccaagtttaccagtaaactactaGAATTTTGGTATCAGTTCAAGGATTTTATGTCATCTATAacaagacatctagtggcccttttgggtacttcacattatcacaggtgtctaataatctctgtccctctgtgtgcCTTTATCACATGCAAAATATATTAAATAATTGAATAAGATTTTAAAATAGAATGACAAAGTtgtaaaacattatcctaaataaaaaaacatcaacATAGTCAATAGCagagggtttcagcatgaaacactaaacaaaaatataaacgcaacatgtgaagtgttggtccagtatttcatgagctaaaataaaacatcccagaaatgttgCATATGCacgaaaagcttatttctctcaaattgtttgcataaatgtgtttacatccctgttagtgagcgtacatctcctttgccaagataatccattcacctgacgggtgtggcatatcaagtagCAGATTGaagagcatgatcattacacaggtgcaccttgtgctggggacaaaaggccactctaacatgtgcagttgtcacacaacacaatgccacagatgaggCCGGATCAGTCACttgaaataaattaggccctaatctatggatttcacatgactgggcaggggcgcagccatcgATGGGTCTAGGAGGGCaaaggcccacccactggagagccaggccAAGCCAGTCAGAATtaatttttccccacaaaagggctttatcagTTTCATCagggtctcagacgatcccacaggtgaagaagccagatgtggatgtcctgggctggcatgattacacatggtctgctgttgtgaggctggttggatgtactgctgAATTCTCttaaacaacgttggaggcggattatggtagagaaattaacattaaattccctggcaacagctctgctggagattcctgcagtcagcatgccaactgcacgcACCCTTAACTTGAGaaatctgtgacattgtgttgtatgGCAAAACTacatttagagtggccttttgtccccaggacaaggtgcacctgtgtgatgatcatgctgtttaaatcagcttcttgatatgccacacctgtcaggtggatggattatattggcaaaggacaaatgctcactaacagggatgtaaacaaatttgagagaaatacactttttgtgcatatggaacatttctgggatcttttttttttcagctcatgaaacatgggacctacGCTTTACATGTTGCgctcatatttttgttcagtatgtttGTTGTCAATAGATACAGGCAAGCTCCGCTCTAGTCACTCCTTTACAGCTCAGCTGTAAGgaactttgtgacaactgctgatgtaaaaagggctttataaaataaatTGGGTTGAGCTCAATCTAATAATCCCACGTGTTTGAAAGATAGATACTACCCCGTCCGAGACCCTGCTTCAAACAGTATCGGCAATGGCCATCCCGGagatgtacactgagtataccaaacatcaggaacaccttcctaatactgagttgcaCCCCTCCCCCGCCGTTGCCttcaaaacagcctcaattcgtcggggcatggactctacagggTGCCGAAacgttccacaggaatgctggccatgttgactccaaggcttcccacagttatgtcaagctggctggatgtcctttgggtggtggaccattcttgatacacatgggaaactgttgtgtgAGTTCTTCACACAagaacctggcacctactaccatacactgTTCATAGGCACTAAACatttttgtcttgtccattcaccctctgaatggcacacatacacaatccatgtctcaattatctcaaggcttaaaaatcctcctttaccttgtctccttcccttcatctaaaCTGATTGAACCGgacttaacaagtgacatcaataagggatcatagctttcaactgaaattacctggtcagtctatgtcatggaaagagcaggtgttcttattgTTTTGTATACTCTGTGTGTATTGCAGTCTCCATAAAAGTAGCAATGCATATGCCCCGACCACCTGAGGATTTAGCTTTTCCTGTGTTTTGAGGGGTGCAAATTCTACTCACTTAAATATCACTGGATTGAATGCTTTCATTTTACTCTTGCGACTATTTCCTACTCTTGCGTATATATATATGACACGCAAGAGTAGGAAATAGTttaccttaattgcctaccgtttgtatatatatatatatatatatatatatacaaacggtaggcaattaaggtcacagttatgaaaccttaggacactaaagagacctttctactgactctaaaaaacaccaaaagaaagatgcccagggtccctgctcatttgCAGATGTGGCCATGTCcgcactgtgagacgcctaagacagcactacagggagaaaggacggacagctgatcgtcctcgcagtggcagaccacgtgtaacaacaccagcacaggatcggtacatccgaacatcacacctgtgggacaggtacaggatggcaacaacaactgcccgagttacaccaggaacgcacaatccctccatcagtgctcagactgtccgcaataggctgagagaggctggactgagggcttgtagacctgttgtaaggcaggtccgcAACAGCGTCGCctgtgggcacaaacccaccgccgctgaaccagacaggacaggcaaaaagtgctcttcactgacgagtcgcggttttgtctcaccaagggTGATGGTCGCATTTGCGTTTATCATCAAAAGAATGAGCATGACACCGAGGCATGtaatctggagcgggatcgatttggaggtggagggtccatcatggtctgcgGCGGTgtttcacagcatcatcggactgagcttgttgtcattgcaggcaatctcaacgctgtgtgttacagtgaagatgtcctcctccctcgtggtaaccttcctgcaggctcatcctgacatgaccctccagcatgacaatgccaccagccatgctGCTCGTACTGTTTcgggatttcctgcaagacaggaatgtcagtattctgccaaggccagcgaagagcccagctctcaatcccattgagcacatctgggacctgttggatctgaGGGTGGAGATAATTTCCTCCTGGAAATGTCCGGAAACTTgcaagtgccttggtggaagagtggagtaacatctcacagcaagaactggcaaatctggtgcagttcatgaggagatgcactgcagtacttaatgcagctggtggtcactccagatactgactgttacttttgattttgaccccccctttgttcagtgacacatgtctgtgaaacttgttcagtttatgtctgttgtttaatcttatgttcatacaaatatttacacatgttaagaaaataaacgcagttgacagtgagaggacatttc
This window contains:
- the ncf1 gene encoding neutrophil cytosol factor 1 — translated: MEEIYVRHVELLGFEKRFFPSQHYVYMLMVKWNDLSEKLIYRGYPEIYTFHKSLKEMFPIEAGDINKKDRIIPALPAPKWLDNQKSTETRQSTLAEYCSSVINLPPKISRSQLVRSLFKVRPEDENPPAQHPLKRNETFVVSNDKTRDNTSEISGPIILESYRVIADYSHTSKYEITLHIGDLVEIVEKSPNGWWFCQCDTKRGWVPASYLEPLDGPEESEEADPNYAGELYITTKAYKAAQDDELTLEMGETIEVIHKLLDGWWVVRKGEETGHFPSMFLYRTGEKKDMVSEELVMRRQTPPPRRSTIRNAQSIHSKGRQRISQDTYRRNSRRFLQQKGGRPNQPRKTSKASTQSPLQDWNNRDNMPKTAGSSPGGELKGAPIIPPRPSPELIMERCTENTRKKVSVRKSS